The Luteimonas sp. YGD11-2 genome has a window encoding:
- a CDS encoding diacylglycerol kinase, which translates to MDGTGHWPRGPARMWKATVWSVQGLRAAWLHESSFRLEVCLLVVLAPLAIWLGADGVERALLLGSCLLVLTVELLNSAIEAVIERFGGEWHALAGRAKDMGSAAVFVAMLNVLLVWGLILLPRWF; encoded by the coding sequence ATGGACGGCACCGGACACTGGCCGCGCGGCCCGGCAAGGATGTGGAAGGCGACGGTATGGTCGGTGCAGGGCCTGCGCGCGGCGTGGCTGCACGAATCGTCGTTCCGGCTGGAAGTGTGCCTGCTGGTGGTGCTGGCTCCGCTCGCGATCTGGCTGGGCGCCGACGGGGTGGAGCGCGCGCTGCTGCTGGGAAGCTGCCTGCTGGTGCTCACGGTGGAGCTGCTGAACTCCGCGATCGAGGCGGTGATCGAGCGCTTCGGCGGGGAGTGGCACGCGCTGGCCGGGCGGGCCAAGGACATGGGATCGGCCGCGGTGTTCGTGGCGATGCTGAACGTACTGCTGGTGTGGGGGCTGATCCTGCTCCCGCGCTGGTTCTGA
- a CDS encoding isoaspartyl peptidase/L-asparaginase, translating to MRTFLLCCALLLGAPDAALAQAQPTALVIHGGAGVIERKAMSADAERAIRETLDAALDAGHAVLAGGGAALDAVEASVRVLEESPHFNAGKGAVFNAEGRHELDASVMEGHTRRAGAVAAVSTVRSPVRLARRVMEQSPHVMLIGDGAERFADDHTDLERVPNDWFDTPQRREQLQRAQANEAQRQAGLDVPVARDAYFGTVGAVALDAHGHIAAATSTGGMTNKRWGRVGDAPIIGAGTWADDRCGVSATGWGEFFIRNAVAHDICARVAYRGDSLADAAGHVIGEVIPAQGGDGGVIALDAQGNIALPFNTPGMYRGWIGADGRRGVAIFGDE from the coding sequence ATGCGAACCTTTTTGCTCTGCTGCGCACTTCTGCTGGGTGCACCCGATGCCGCGCTTGCGCAGGCGCAACCGACGGCGCTGGTGATCCATGGCGGCGCCGGTGTCATCGAGCGCAAGGCCATGTCGGCCGATGCCGAGCGCGCGATACGCGAGACGCTTGATGCCGCGCTCGACGCCGGGCACGCGGTGCTGGCGGGCGGCGGCGCCGCGCTCGATGCGGTCGAGGCCAGCGTGCGCGTGCTGGAGGAGTCGCCACACTTCAACGCCGGCAAGGGCGCGGTGTTCAATGCCGAAGGACGCCACGAACTGGATGCATCGGTGATGGAGGGTCATACCCGGCGCGCCGGTGCGGTGGCGGCGGTATCGACCGTGCGCAGCCCGGTGCGGCTCGCACGCCGGGTCATGGAACAGTCGCCGCACGTGATGCTGATCGGTGATGGCGCCGAGCGCTTCGCCGACGACCACACCGATCTCGAGCGCGTGCCCAACGACTGGTTCGATACCCCGCAGCGCCGCGAGCAGCTCCAGCGCGCGCAGGCCAACGAGGCGCAACGCCAGGCAGGGCTCGACGTGCCGGTCGCGCGCGATGCCTACTTCGGCACGGTGGGCGCGGTCGCGCTCGATGCCCACGGCCATATCGCCGCGGCCACGTCCACCGGCGGCATGACCAACAAACGCTGGGGCCGCGTCGGCGATGCGCCGATCATCGGTGCCGGTACCTGGGCCGATGATCGCTGCGGCGTGTCGGCAACCGGCTGGGGCGAGTTCTTCATCCGCAACGCGGTCGCGCACGACATCTGCGCGCGGGTGGCGTATCGCGGCGACAGCCTCGCCGATGCGGCCGGCCACGTCATCGGCGAGGTCATCCCGGCGCAGGGCGGGGATGGCGGGGTGATCGCGCTCGATGCGCAGGGCAACATCGCGCTGCCGTTCAATACGCCGGGCATGTATCGCGGGTGGATCGGCGCCGACGGGCGACGCGGCGTGGCGATCTTCGGAGACGAGTGA
- a CDS encoding TerC family protein, with product MMELLTDPQVWILLVTLAAIEIVLGIDNLVFISIAVGKLPIERREFARKFGIAVACITRVGLLLTLAWLARLTDPLFELFGRGVSVRDLILILGGLFLIVKGAMEIREQLKGEEHGDVSAAGAATASFGSVIAQIAVIDIVFSLDSVIAAVGMAGDYVPVMVAAILIAVAVMLLAAQPLGRFIDANPTVKMLALAFIVLIGVYLTFDGFGLHIPKGYIYGAMGFSAFVEILNLWAKRNTMRNQGRVVPPVDEPRHPMPR from the coding sequence ATGATGGAACTGTTGACCGACCCGCAGGTGTGGATCCTGCTGGTGACGCTGGCCGCGATCGAGATCGTGCTCGGCATCGACAACCTGGTGTTCATTTCGATCGCCGTAGGCAAGCTGCCGATCGAGCGGCGGGAGTTCGCACGCAAGTTCGGTATCGCGGTGGCCTGCATCACCCGCGTGGGCCTGCTGCTGACGCTGGCGTGGCTGGCGCGGTTGACCGATCCGCTGTTCGAACTGTTCGGGCGCGGCGTCTCGGTACGCGACCTGATCCTGATCCTCGGCGGCCTGTTCCTCATCGTGAAGGGCGCGATGGAGATCCGCGAGCAGCTCAAGGGCGAGGAGCACGGCGATGTGAGCGCGGCGGGCGCGGCAACGGCCTCGTTCGGCTCGGTGATCGCGCAGATCGCGGTGATCGACATCGTGTTCTCGCTGGATTCGGTGATCGCGGCGGTGGGCATGGCCGGCGACTACGTGCCGGTGATGGTGGCGGCGATCCTGATCGCGGTGGCGGTGATGCTGCTGGCCGCGCAGCCGCTGGGTCGCTTCATCGATGCCAACCCGACGGTGAAGATGCTGGCGCTTGCCTTCATCGTGCTGATCGGCGTGTACCTCACCTTCGACGGTTTCGGCCTGCATATCCCGAAGGGCTATATCTACGGTGCGATGGGCTTCTCGGCGTTCGTCGAGATCCTCAACCTGTGGGCCAAGCGCAACACCATGCGCAACCAGGGCCGGGTGGTGCCGCCGGTCGACGAGCCGCGCCATCCGATGCCGCGTTGA
- a CDS encoding LysM peptidoglycan-binding domain-containing protein, protein MTAIANHTIAWGDTLSQIAQRNGSTIDALMALNPSISNPDVIYAGASLRLGGGEGAAGADSASTAIGTRAVAGTDAMARGGNAASIAQQFLGTHVGELKHSGQLPMQTWVPDNVNCANFVSACLQEAGVIDASQGSASVDQLASNLKGDGWQTVSLQDARPGDVVLMQRDGQSHVVLFSGFENGQPRFIGSNNVNNDGTQSISWGGASGRYEIITPPR, encoded by the coding sequence ATGACCGCGATCGCAAACCACACCATTGCCTGGGGCGACACGCTGTCGCAGATCGCCCAGCGCAACGGCTCCACCATCGATGCGCTGATGGCGCTGAACCCTAGCATCAGCAACCCTGACGTGATCTACGCCGGCGCCTCGCTGCGGCTGGGCGGTGGCGAGGGCGCGGCGGGTGCCGACAGCGCCTCCACCGCGATCGGCACCCGGGCCGTGGCCGGCACCGATGCCATGGCCCGCGGTGGCAACGCCGCATCGATCGCGCAGCAGTTCCTCGGCACCCATGTCGGCGAGCTCAAGCACAGCGGCCAGCTGCCCATGCAGACCTGGGTGCCGGACAACGTGAACTGCGCGAACTTCGTGTCCGCCTGCCTGCAGGAGGCGGGGGTGATCGACGCCAGCCAGGGCAGTGCGTCGGTGGACCAGCTGGCCAGCAACCTCAAGGGTGACGGCTGGCAGACCGTTTCCCTGCAGGACGCGCGTCCGGGCGACGTGGTGCTGATGCAGCGCGACGGCCAATCGCATGTCGTGCTGTTTTCCGGCTTCGAGAACGGGCAACCGCGCTTCATCGGTTCCAACAACGTCAACAACGACGGCACCCAGAGCATCAGCTGGGGTGGCGCTTCGGGACGCTACGAGATCATCACCCCGCCACGCTGA
- a CDS encoding thymidylate synthase translates to MRAYLDLLRHVLEHGAEKSDRTGTGTRSVFGWQMRFDLNAGFPLVTTKKLHLRSIIHELLWFLKGETNIGYLRDNRVGIWDEWADADGELGPVYGKQWRRWDDGRGGEIDQIRWVVDEIRRNPDSRRLVVSAWNVADLPAMALQPCHALFQFYVVDGKLSCQLYQRSGDIFLGVPFNIASYALLTHMVAQVTGLGVGDFVHTLGDAHLYSNHYEQAREQLSREPLPLPRLRLNPDVTDLFAFGYDDIEVVDYHPHPAIRAPVAV, encoded by the coding sequence ATGCGCGCCTATCTCGATCTGCTGCGGCATGTGCTCGAGCACGGTGCTGAGAAGTCGGACCGCACCGGCACCGGCACGCGCAGCGTGTTCGGCTGGCAGATGCGGTTCGACCTCAACGCGGGGTTCCCGCTGGTCACCACCAAGAAGCTGCACCTGCGCTCGATCATCCATGAGCTGCTGTGGTTCCTGAAGGGCGAGACCAACATCGGTTACCTGCGCGACAACCGGGTCGGCATCTGGGACGAATGGGCCGATGCCGATGGCGAGCTCGGCCCGGTGTATGGCAAGCAGTGGCGGCGCTGGGACGATGGCCGCGGTGGCGAGATCGACCAGATCCGCTGGGTGGTCGACGAGATCCGCCGCAACCCGGATTCGCGCAGGCTGGTGGTCAGTGCCTGGAACGTTGCCGACCTGCCGGCGATGGCGCTGCAACCCTGCCATGCGCTGTTCCAGTTCTACGTGGTGGATGGGAAGCTCAGCTGCCAGCTCTACCAGCGCAGCGGCGACATCTTCCTCGGCGTGCCGTTCAACATCGCAAGCTATGCACTGCTCACGCACATGGTCGCGCAGGTGACCGGGCTGGGCGTCGGTGACTTCGTGCATACCCTGGGCGACGCGCACCTGTATTCGAACCATTACGAACAGGCACGCGAGCAGCTCTCCCGTGAGCCGCTGCCACTGCCGCGCCTGCGGCTCAATCCGGACGTGACCGACCTGTTCGCGTTCGGATACGACGACATCGAAGTGGTCGACTACCACCCGCATCCGGCGATCCGGGCGCCCGTGGCGGTCTG
- a CDS encoding efflux RND transporter periplasmic adaptor subunit: MSPAKPSSRATPSRGRSPRFLKPAIAVLALALVAGGVWWWQGSRPSTVEGQWRTVPVERGDIRVAISATGTLSATSTVIVGSQISGQVTDVLVDFNDTVEAGQVIARIDPSTYQAQIDQGNAQVSSARASLAQAEAALRNAELDYRRKSDLGDTQLVARADVDLSRAALDQARAQRDAARAQIAQQTASTRTSQVNLERTVIRSPVDGVVLVRNIEPGQTVAASLQAPELFTIAEDLSKMQIELEVDEADIGQVEVGQGVSFSVDAFPDRQFRGEVAQVRLSATNTNNVITYPVVVSVDNSDRTLLPGLTVNAEIEVSRRDGVLKVSNAALRYKPSDAQLAASQGSGPRGGGGSGVADDLARAAQELELTAQQQSAFDEALAAIRERMAARQAAAPAQGAGGMFGGPGMRVVTSGGGDMAAQIRQRMMQRYQQDFASFRATLDDNQRARWDRALNAIVGARRAPLYRLVDGQPRAVMVRVGASDGSATEIAGDLAEGDLVITGERAAP; encoded by the coding sequence ATGAGCCCAGCCAAGCCGTCTTCCCGCGCCACCCCTTCGCGTGGCCGTTCCCCGCGCTTCCTCAAGCCCGCGATCGCGGTGCTCGCGCTGGCGCTGGTCGCCGGTGGCGTCTGGTGGTGGCAGGGCAGCCGTCCATCGACGGTCGAAGGGCAGTGGCGCACCGTGCCGGTGGAGCGCGGCGACATCCGGGTGGCGATCTCCGCCACCGGCACGCTGAGCGCGACCAGCACGGTGATCGTGGGTTCGCAGATCTCCGGCCAGGTCACCGATGTGCTGGTGGACTTCAACGACACCGTCGAGGCCGGCCAGGTGATCGCGCGCATCGATCCGAGCACCTACCAGGCGCAGATCGACCAGGGCAACGCCCAGGTGTCGAGCGCACGTGCATCGCTGGCGCAGGCGGAAGCGGCGCTGCGCAATGCCGAGCTCGACTACCGGCGCAAGTCGGACCTCGGCGACACCCAGCTGGTCGCGCGCGCCGATGTCGACCTGTCGCGTGCCGCGCTCGACCAGGCGCGTGCGCAGCGCGACGCCGCGCGCGCGCAGATCGCCCAGCAGACCGCGTCCACGCGCACCAGCCAGGTCAACCTCGAGCGCACCGTGATCCGTTCGCCGGTCGACGGCGTGGTGCTGGTACGCAATATCGAGCCCGGCCAGACCGTGGCCGCCAGCCTGCAGGCACCGGAGCTGTTCACCATCGCCGAGGATCTGTCGAAGATGCAGATCGAGCTCGAGGTCGACGAGGCCGACATCGGCCAGGTCGAGGTCGGACAGGGCGTGAGCTTCAGTGTCGATGCCTTCCCGGATCGCCAGTTCCGTGGCGAGGTCGCGCAGGTGCGTCTGTCGGCGACCAATACCAATAACGTGATCACCTACCCGGTGGTGGTCAGCGTCGACAACAGCGACCGCACCCTGCTGCCGGGGCTGACGGTCAATGCCGAGATCGAGGTCAGCCGCCGCGATGGCGTGCTCAAGGTCTCCAACGCCGCGCTGCGCTACAAGCCCAGCGATGCGCAGCTGGCCGCGTCGCAGGGCTCTGGCCCGCGCGGCGGCGGAGGCAGTGGCGTTGCCGACGACCTCGCCCGGGCCGCGCAGGAGCTGGAGCTCACCGCGCAGCAGCAGTCGGCGTTCGACGAGGCGCTGGCCGCGATCCGCGAACGCATGGCCGCGCGCCAGGCGGCCGCGCCGGCGCAGGGCGCGGGCGGCATGTTCGGCGGGCCCGGCATGCGCGTGGTCACGTCCGGGGGCGGCGACATGGCCGCGCAGATCCGCCAGCGCATGATGCAGCGCTACCAGCAGGACTTCGCGTCGTTCCGCGCCACCCTCGACGACAACCAGCGTGCGCGGTGGGACCGCGCGCTCAATGCCATCGTCGGTGCACGCCGCGCACCGCTGTACCGGCTGGTCGACGGCCAGCCGCGCGCGGTGATGGTGCGCGTGGGGGCGAGCGACGGCAGCGCCACCGAGATCGCCGGCGACCTCGCCGAGGGCGACCTGGTCATCACCGGCGAGCGCGCGGCACCATGA
- the lgt gene encoding prolipoprotein diacylglyceryl transferase: MTILHQIDPVAFSLPAFELFGRQFHPQVHWYGLMYLVAFASAWLLGRARIRASRLPGVDYNAFGDLLFYCMFGVILGGRVGYVLFYAFGDFIADPSMLLRPWEGGMSFHGGLLGVLLAAWLWARRQRLHFFDVMDFGAPLVPLGLGVGRIGNWIGGELWGRQTDGSWGVVFPKSLPQPFWSMDLESLRALHASGALDTYARHPSQLYQAVLEGVVLFAIVWIYSMKPRRRFAVSGSFALGYGVFRFIVEFVREPDAQLGYLAFGWLTMGQVLSLPLIALGLFLFWRSRTAPVLEPQPAPAPAGTR; the protein is encoded by the coding sequence ATGACGATCCTGCACCAGATCGATCCCGTGGCCTTCTCGCTGCCGGCGTTCGAGCTGTTCGGCCGCCAGTTCCACCCGCAGGTGCACTGGTACGGGCTGATGTACCTGGTCGCCTTCGCCAGCGCGTGGCTGCTGGGGCGCGCGCGGATCCGTGCCAGCCGGCTGCCCGGTGTCGACTACAACGCCTTCGGCGACCTGCTGTTCTACTGCATGTTCGGCGTGATCCTCGGTGGGCGCGTCGGCTATGTGCTGTTCTATGCGTTCGGTGATTTCATCGCCGACCCGTCGATGCTGCTGCGGCCCTGGGAAGGCGGCATGAGTTTCCACGGCGGCCTGCTGGGCGTGCTGCTGGCGGCGTGGCTGTGGGCACGCCGGCAGCGGCTGCACTTCTTCGACGTGATGGATTTCGGTGCGCCGCTGGTGCCGCTGGGGCTGGGCGTGGGTCGCATCGGCAACTGGATCGGTGGCGAGCTCTGGGGCCGGCAGACCGATGGCAGCTGGGGCGTGGTGTTTCCGAAGTCACTGCCGCAGCCGTTCTGGAGCATGGACCTCGAGTCACTGCGGGCGCTGCATGCCAGTGGTGCACTCGACACCTACGCGCGACACCCGTCGCAGCTCTACCAGGCCGTCCTCGAGGGCGTGGTGCTGTTCGCGATCGTGTGGATCTATTCGATGAAGCCGCGCCGTCGTTTCGCGGTGTCGGGCAGCTTCGCGCTGGGCTATGGCGTGTTCCGCTTCATCGTCGAGTTCGTCCGCGAGCCGGATGCGCAGCTGGGCTACCTCGCGTTCGGCTGGTTGACGATGGGCCAGGTGCTGAGCCTGCCGCTGATCGCGCTCGGCCTGTTCCTGTTCTGGAGGTCACGCACGGCGCCGGTGCTCGAACCGCAGCCGGCACCCGCGCCAGCGGGGACGCGCTGA
- a CDS encoding ABC transporter ATP-binding protein, translating into MNAAVPVIETRGLGKVYSPGTEAEVIALAGVDLRIMHGDFVAIMGPSGSGKSTLMNLIGCLDTPSGGQYLCDGIDVATLDAEALAELRRDKIGFVFQGFHLLPRMTALENVAMPLGYARVPPAERVERAQAALESVGLGARSGHRPNELSGGQQQRVAIARALINEPPVLLADEPTGALDSKTGEEILALFKRLRDDGHTVVLITHDAEVAAHADRTFVMRDGELHEEGQ; encoded by the coding sequence ATGAATGCAGCGGTTCCGGTGATCGAGACCCGCGGCCTGGGCAAGGTCTATTCGCCCGGCACCGAAGCCGAGGTGATCGCGTTGGCCGGCGTCGACCTGCGCATCATGCATGGCGATTTCGTTGCGATCATGGGGCCGTCGGGTTCGGGCAAGTCGACACTGATGAACCTCATCGGCTGCCTGGATACGCCATCCGGCGGGCAGTACCTGTGCGACGGCATCGACGTCGCCACCCTCGATGCCGAAGCGCTGGCCGAGCTGCGCCGCGACAAGATCGGCTTCGTCTTCCAGGGCTTCCACCTGCTGCCGCGGATGACCGCGCTGGAGAACGTGGCGATGCCGCTGGGGTATGCGCGGGTGCCGCCGGCCGAGCGCGTGGAGCGCGCGCAGGCGGCGCTGGAATCGGTGGGGCTGGGCGCCCGTTCCGGGCATCGGCCCAACGAACTCTCCGGTGGCCAGCAGCAGCGCGTGGCGATCGCCCGCGCGCTGATCAACGAGCCGCCGGTGCTGCTTGCCGACGAGCCCACCGGTGCGCTGGATTCGAAAACCGGCGAGGAGATCCTGGCGCTGTTCAAGCGCCTGCGCGATGACGGTCATACCGTGGTGCTGATCACCCATGACGCCGAGGTGGCCGCGCACGCCGACCGCACCTTCGTCATGCGCGACGGCGAACTGCACGAGGAAGGGCAATGA
- a CDS encoding S8 family peptidase, translating to MLKQCVLVLALSVALSGTALAGELRKAEQPVPGQYIVVFHEDGVRTRLADAHDGGIDATAKAARVAEVENMVVDIAARFPVTVDAVYSHALQGMAVRADQRVIQKLLHDPRVAYIEEDGYVELSATQNNATWGLDRVDQRDRPLNGTYIYTPTASNVRAYVIDSGIRTGHTQFGSRLLSGYSAISDGRGTNDCNGHGTHVAGTIGGSTWGVAKQVRLVPVRVFGCTGGSTNSTIIAGIDWVRANRVLPAVANMSLGGGASTATDNATNNLINSGVTVVVAAGNSNANACNYSPARVTNAVTVGSTTSTDARSSFSNYGSCVNIFAPGSSITSAWSTSTSASNTISGTSMASPHVAGAAALYLTNNPSASPATVRNWLYTNATTNRLSGIGSGSPNRLLYTR from the coding sequence ATGCTCAAGCAATGCGTGCTCGTACTCGCACTGTCCGTCGCCCTCTCCGGCACCGCGCTGGCCGGGGAATTGCGCAAGGCCGAACAACCCGTGCCCGGCCAGTACATCGTGGTCTTCCACGAGGATGGCGTCCGCACCAGGCTCGCCGACGCGCACGATGGCGGCATCGACGCCACGGCGAAGGCCGCGCGCGTGGCCGAGGTGGAGAACATGGTGGTGGACATCGCCGCCCGCTTCCCGGTCACCGTGGATGCGGTGTACTCGCATGCATTGCAGGGCATGGCGGTGCGCGCAGACCAGCGCGTGATCCAGAAGCTGCTGCATGACCCGCGCGTGGCCTATATCGAGGAGGACGGCTACGTCGAACTCTCCGCCACGCAGAACAACGCCACCTGGGGCCTGGATCGCGTCGACCAGCGCGACCGCCCGTTGAACGGCACCTACATCTACACACCGACCGCGTCGAACGTACGCGCCTATGTCATCGACTCCGGCATCCGCACCGGCCATACCCAGTTCGGTAGCCGGCTGCTGTCGGGCTACTCGGCGATCAGCGACGGCCGTGGCACCAATGACTGCAATGGCCACGGCACCCATGTCGCAGGCACGATCGGCGGCTCGACCTGGGGCGTGGCCAAGCAGGTGCGGCTGGTCCCGGTACGCGTGTTCGGCTGCACCGGCGGCAGCACCAACTCGACGATCATCGCCGGTATCGACTGGGTGCGCGCCAACCGCGTGCTGCCGGCGGTGGCCAACATGAGCCTGGGCGGCGGCGCATCCACCGCCACCGACAACGCCACCAACAACCTGATCAATAGCGGCGTGACCGTGGTGGTCGCAGCCGGCAACAGCAATGCCAATGCGTGCAACTACTCGCCGGCACGGGTGACCAACGCGGTGACGGTGGGCTCGACCACCTCCACCGACGCGCGCTCGTCGTTCTCCAACTACGGCAGCTGCGTGAACATCTTCGCGCCCGGCTCGTCGATCACCTCGGCATGGTCGACCAGCACCTCGGCCTCCAACACCATCAGCGGCACGTCGATGGCGTCCCCGCACGTGGCCGGTGCGGCGGCGCTGTACCTCACCAACAATCCGTCGGCATCGCCGGCCACGGTGCGCAACTGGCTCTACACCAACGCCACCACCAACCGCCTGAGCGGCATCGGCAGCGGTTCGCCGAACCGGTTGCTGTACACGCGCTAG
- a CDS encoding SGNH/GDSL hydrolase family protein: protein MPFTLRLLRSLLAATLLCTGIAGAGTLPAAATPGALPLDPVSSPAWIEDMARFAAEDAARPPPMRPVVFTGSSSVRMWPDLERAFGDLPVLNRGFGGSQFRDAVHYADEIAIRYRPRRVLIYSGDNDLMSGRNPAQVAADARRFAARIHRELPGTPVAFIAIKPSPFNAHRLGQQREANALIADWARRQPDVDYIDVFTPMLDADGRPRAELFLADGLHLNAQGYALWRRLVGAYLGR, encoded by the coding sequence ATGCCGTTCACGCTCCGCCTGCTCCGCAGCCTGCTGGCCGCCACCTTGCTGTGCACCGGCATCGCGGGTGCCGGAACGCTCCCGGCTGCGGCGACGCCCGGGGCACTGCCGCTGGATCCGGTGTCGTCACCGGCCTGGATCGAGGACATGGCGCGTTTCGCCGCCGAAGATGCCGCGCGGCCGCCGCCGATGCGACCGGTGGTGTTCACCGGCAGCTCGTCGGTGCGGATGTGGCCTGACCTGGAGCGCGCGTTCGGCGACCTGCCGGTGCTCAACCGCGGCTTCGGCGGTTCGCAGTTCCGCGATGCCGTGCATTACGCCGACGAGATCGCGATCCGCTACCGGCCGCGCCGCGTGCTGATCTATTCCGGCGACAACGACCTGATGTCCGGGCGCAACCCCGCACAGGTCGCCGCCGATGCGCGCCGCTTCGCCGCCCGCATCCATCGCGAGTTGCCCGGAACGCCGGTCGCCTTCATCGCGATCAAGCCCAGTCCGTTCAACGCGCACCGGCTCGGGCAGCAGCGCGAGGCGAACGCACTGATCGCCGACTGGGCCCGGCGCCAGCCGGATGTCGACTACATCGACGTGTTCACCCCGATGCTCGATGCCGACGGCCGCCCACGTGCCGAGCTGTTCCTGGCCGACGGGCTGCACCTCAATGCGCAGGGCTATGCACTGTGGCGCCGGCTTGTCGGCGCGTACCTCGGCCGGTGA
- a CDS encoding ABC transporter permease → MNFSDILRTAIHALRGNWMRSTLTSLGVIIGIAAVIVMVSVGQGTQAELDKLVSGLGSQRLDISPGSRRGPGGARGASSSFFTLTEGDVDAIREEIPEVQYVSGSLRGNTQAVYAENNWAASWQGVQPDFFAINGWTLADGDGFQPQDYTGAGKVAILGETVRRQLFGDASGVGETIRLGRVPFTVAGTLAPKGQGGFGQDQDDVIMVPMATGRRSLLGAMGLPPRAVMQIALTVNDADDLGYVQSELEALLRQRHRIGPGDEDDFTVRNMAEIVATRTATTRLMSLLLGAVATISLVVGGIGIMNIMLVSVTERIREIGLRMAVGAGPSDVRRQFLAEAMLISLIGGAIGIALGVVGALLVSRMGSLPVALNANVIGMAAGFSVATGLFFGYYPARKASQLDPIEALRQ, encoded by the coding sequence ATGAACTTCTCCGACATCCTGCGCACCGCCATCCACGCGCTGCGTGGCAACTGGATGCGCAGCACGTTGACCTCGCTGGGCGTGATCATCGGCATCGCCGCGGTGATCGTGATGGTGTCGGTCGGCCAGGGCACCCAGGCCGAGCTGGACAAGCTGGTCTCGGGGCTCGGCTCGCAGCGGCTCGACATCTCGCCCGGCTCGCGCCGTGGGCCGGGCGGCGCACGGGGTGCGTCGTCAAGCTTCTTCACCCTGACCGAGGGCGACGTCGACGCGATCCGCGAAGAGATCCCGGAAGTGCAGTACGTGTCGGGCTCGCTGCGCGGCAACACCCAGGCGGTGTATGCGGAGAACAACTGGGCGGCGAGCTGGCAGGGCGTGCAGCCTGACTTCTTCGCCATCAACGGCTGGACGCTGGCCGATGGCGACGGCTTCCAGCCGCAGGACTACACCGGCGCGGGCAAGGTGGCGATCCTCGGGGAAACCGTGCGCCGGCAGCTGTTCGGCGATGCCAGCGGCGTCGGCGAGACCATCCGCCTGGGCCGCGTGCCGTTCACCGTGGCCGGCACGCTGGCGCCGAAGGGCCAGGGTGGCTTCGGCCAGGACCAGGACGACGTGATCATGGTGCCGATGGCCACCGGCCGGCGCAGCCTGCTGGGCGCGATGGGCCTGCCGCCGCGCGCGGTGATGCAGATCGCGCTGACCGTCAACGATGCAGACGACCTCGGCTACGTGCAGTCGGAACTCGAGGCCCTGCTGCGCCAGCGCCACCGGATCGGCCCCGGCGACGAGGACGACTTCACCGTGCGCAACATGGCCGAGATCGTCGCTACCCGCACCGCCACCACGCGGCTGATGTCGCTGCTCCTGGGCGCGGTGGCGACGATCTCTCTGGTGGTTGGCGGCATCGGCATCATGAACATCATGCTGGTGTCGGTGACCGAGCGGATCCGCGAGATCGGCCTGCGCATGGCGGTGGGCGCGGGCCCGTCGGACGTGCGCCGGCAGTTCCTCGCGGAGGCGATGCTGATCTCGCTGATCGGCGGTGCGATCGGCATTGCGCTCGGCGTGGTCGGCGCGTTGCTGGTCAGCCGCATGGGCTCGCTGCCGGTGGCATTGAATGCCAACGTGATCGGCATGGCCGCGGGCTTCTCGGTGGCGACCGGCCTGTTCTTCGGCTACTACCCGGCGCGCAAGGCCTCGCAGCTCGATCCGATCGAGGCGCTGCGGCAGTAG